Proteins from a single region of Primulina tabacum isolate GXHZ01 chromosome 5, ASM2559414v2, whole genome shotgun sequence:
- the LOC142547737 gene encoding uncharacterized protein LOC142547737, which translates to MFNLREKENNPQVLENFLCILSRHPHWSSCRHILDLVTSMTDVVNSYDNLKFPCSYILDGICCLVASLLKSNGVGTQNTVASSFTKREFEECLTSLGYLVSGD; encoded by the exons ATGTTCAATCTTAGGGAAAAAGAGAACAACCCACAG GTTTTAGAAAACTTTCTATGCATTCTCAGCCGGCATCCTCACTGGTCTTCCTGCAGACATATATTGGATTTG GTTACGTCTATGACTGATGTAGTAAATTCATATGACAATCTTAAATTCCCGTGTTCCTATATACTGGATGGCATCTGTTGTTTGGTGGCAAGCCTGTTGAAGTCAAATGGAGTTGGAACTCAGAATACTGTTGCATCTTCCTTTACGAAAAGGGAGTTCGAAGAG TGCTTGACTTCTCTCGGATATTTGGTGAGTGGTGACTAA